In the genome of Oncorhynchus nerka isolate Pitt River linkage group LG4, Oner_Uvic_2.0, whole genome shotgun sequence, the window aatggcggggatctatgtatttcagaactacactgtacgctccatgtgtggaacctaacctcttggtttaaactgagcttttttgtttaatttctgtttgtaagtttgtttaaaatgtatgtattgaggGACGCAATGATGGTGATGGGGTGAGCGAAGCACCGAGCGGGAAGAGCAAAATGGTgtacgtatgtatgggtgtgtatatgtgtgtgcgtgcgtgtatgtatgcatatgtgtgtgtatatgcatgggtatatgtatatgtgtgtatgtatgtatgtgtatgtatatgctcgtagatatgggtaagtgggggctgtttttctttttgttctgtgtgctttgtctctgttgttgtatctcttaatatgggtgaaaattgtgaaattacaataaaaatactgttacaaaaaaagaatgtgaaatgtcagaataatagcagagagaatgatttatttcagatttttctttcttccatcacattcccagtgggtcagaagttaacatacgctcaattagtatttggtagctgtCACGATCGTTTAGAGATGGattagaccaaggtgcagagtggTAAGCGTACATGATTTTATTAGATGAACacgaaacaaaaataacaaactacAACCAGCCGTGAAGCTACATGCAGTGCAGAAAgtaactacacacaaacaagatcccacaactaaaaaaggctgcctaagtatgatccccaatcagagacaacgatagacagctgcctctgattgggaaccatacccggcaaacaaagaaatagaaaaactagaatgcccacccaaatcacaccctgacctaaccaaatagagaaataaaaaggctctctaaggtcagggcgtgacagtagcattgcctttacattgtttaacttgggtcaaatgttccaggtagccttccacaagcttcccataataagttgggtgaattttggcccattcctcctgacagagctggtgtaactgagtcaggtttgtaggcctccttgctcgcacacgctttttcagttctgcccacatattttttacaggattgaggtcagggctttgtgatggccactccaatacctttactttgttgtctttaagccattttgtcacaactttggaagtatgtttgagttcattgtccatttggaagacccatttgcgatcaagctttaacttcctgactgatgtcttgagatgttgcttcaatatatccacataattttccttcctccatgatgacatctattttgtgaagtgcaccaatccctcctgcagcaaagcacccccacaacatgatgctgccaccctcgtgcttcacggttgggatggtgttcttcggcttgcaagcctccccatttttcctccaaacataacaatggtaattacggccaaacagttatatttttgtttcatcagaccagaggtaatttctccaaaaagtaccatctttgtccccatgtgcagctgcaaaccgtagtctggcttttttattacgttttttggagcagtggcttcttccttgtcgacgggcctttcaggttatgtcgatataggactcggtttactgtggatatagatacttttgtacctgtttcctccagcattttcacaaggtcctttgctgttgttctgggattgatttgcacttttctcacaccaaagtacgtttatctctaggagacagaatgcgtctccttcctgagtggtttgacggctgcgtggtcccatggtgtttatacttgcgtactattgttgtacagatgaacgtggtaccttcagacatttggaaattgctcccaaggatgaaccagacttgtggaggtctaccatttttttctgaggtcttggctgatttcttttgatttccccatgatgtcaagcaaagaggcactgagtttgaaggcaggccttgaaatacatccacaggtacacatccaattgactcaaattatgtcaattagccagaagctaatcagaagcttctaaagcaatgacataattttctggaattttccaagctgtttaaaggcccagtcaaTGTATCTTTTAAAatttttttaaaacattattttactaggcaagtcagttaagaacaaattcttattttcaatgacggcctaggaacagtgggttaactgcctgttcaggggcagaacgacagatttgtaccttgtcagctcggggattcgaacttgcaacctttcggttactagtccaacactctaaccactaggctaccctgccgcccgtatgtaaacctctgaaccactggaattgtgacacagtgagttataagtgaaataatctgtctgttaacaattgttggaaaaatgacttgtgtcatgcacaaagtagatgtcctaaccgacttgccaaaactatagtttgttagcgagaaatgtggagtggttgaaaaacgagttttaatgattccaacctagtgtatgtaaacgtccgacttcaactgtacatgcaagGCTATTCCACCAAATTATGTAGGGTGGCAGCAGGTCAAGAAATGCTAGCAAAGACATCATAGGCAGTGTCCCAAAAATGTACCccaaaaaatagaaaaaaaatcaTACATTACTTTATATCTTTCAACACTTTGTGTTTCATAAATTTCCTTcgattcgcaagaggctgaatgcattcagaaagtattcagaccccttgactttttccacattttgatacgttacagtcttattctaaaatggattaaataaaaaaaatgtcctcatccatctacacatcagaactgcaaatgtattaaaaaaatataccTTATTAACTTaactattcagacactttgctatgagactcgaaattgagctcaggtgcatcctgtttccattgatcattacatttacatttaagtcatttagcagacgctcttatccagagcgacttacaaattggtgatcatccttgagatgtttctacaacttgattctagtccacctgtggtaaattcaattgattggacatgatttggaaaggcacacacctgtctatataaggtcccactatTGACAGTGcatgagcaaaaaccaagccaggagGTCAAAAtaaatgtccgtagagctccgagacaggattgtgttgaggaacagatctagggaagagtaccaaaaaaaatctgcagcattgaagagcacagtggcctccatcattcttaaatggaagaagtttggaaccaccaagactcttcctaaacctggccgcccggctaaactgagcaattggggaagaagggtcttggtcggggaggtgaccaagaacccgatggtcactctgacagagctacagagtaCCTCTTtggcgatgggagaaccttacagaaggacaaccatctctgcagcactccactaatcagtattttatggtagagtggccagacggaagccacacctcagtaaaaggcacatgacagcccgctttgagtttgccaaaaggcacctaaaggactctcagaccatgagaaacaagattgaaatctttggcctgaatgccaagcatcaagtctgaaggaaacctggcaccatccttatggtcatggcagcatcatgctgtgtggatgtttttcagcggcagggactgggagactagtcaggatccagGGAAAGATAAACAGAGCATAGTCTGCTCCAGAGAGTTCAGGAACTCAGACtgaggcaaaggttcaccttccaacaggacaacgagcctaagcacacagccaagacagctcACATTGTAaaggcttcggaacaagtctctgaatgtccttgagtgacccagccataTCCAGGACTTGCACCCGatcgagcatctctggagagacctgaaaatagctgatgctccccatccagcctgacagagcttgaaaggatctgcagagaagaatggaagaaactccccaaaatcGGGTGTACTAAGCTTATCGCATCATACCCAATAATACTCGAGGCTGTAGTCACTgcccaaggtgcttcaacaaagtactgaatacttatgtaaatttaattttttttatttaagaaaaaaaatacaaaaaaataatgtttttcctTTGCCGTTATGGGGTATTTTTGCccttatgggttattgtgtgtagatagattgaTGAGAgacaattaaaaaaaaatcaattttagaataaggctgtaaagtaatcaaatgtggaaaaagtcaaggggtctgaatacttttccgaatgcactgtatctcacCAGTGAAAGCATCCAAGCGATCAAAAAagctgtctctgtatgtgtagcccatcctgctggtcaaaaagagtatgacattgttgccgcccgtaacattgaatgcaagggaagccagtgagtatttggcctcccttgataaaacaaatatataaaataatagccaatcagcgttgagctaatcTGAGTGAATTCAGCTGTGAATTGTCCTGGCGCACCAAATAAAAGTCAAGGGGAggcagtttggatttggcttcagaccaatcacatcacattgtgccaaacgtcattgacagaaaaaacTGAATTGTTGCATCCTATTGTGTccttgtcctccggtggctagctagcgagctaaaatggtccctttcctaaattagccatggatggagatagggttttggtttttacttaattctccgcactggccaatgattataacgatgattttgatccaaccataaattcatacattgtgcccctggccttaGAGGATGGAAATTCAACATTAGGCTAATGTTAAATAGCTGACCTGTTAACTAATTGACTAGCGAGCTATCATTTTAGCCAGGTATCCGaagacaacaaaaactaaaagcgtGTATTAGAGAATCCGAGACCATTTAGACAACATGAaagaggatggcattggcattttgtggggtgagtcaacatgtttttccacttgcacacacacatacatacatacatacatacatacatacatacatacataaagcaTCACCATGGACAGCTACATCATGTTTAGCTTATGCTGATTGAACTAAATAGTTTTTGGtatattttagttgtcactgtattagactaagcataggtgattagataatgttgaaatggtgctggaatagtggaggcactGCCAGTTTTTTTCTTTGCGACTTTCGTTaactctccgtggttctaaatcaatagtagTTTTGTAGTCCGAAAATGtctgaaacattaacttgcttgaccatactgtaggtcatgtaactgtttgttacatgcaatatgttttgtggacttcaccggactgatgttgctctccggttttgtgatgaaacaaaggtgtggctgaatttattctgccactgtgtctcctTATGGTCttggccttaggcctatatatcatggtgtcaaggcatatgaactaacaggttataaagCAAACAAcacaggttgtaatatggctttttttccctggcttggcttccccagggATTTTACCCACtactgccctattccctatttagtgcactacttttgaccagggcccataagacttcccactgggcacactggtgGAATCAAAGTTGTTtcaacgtcatttcaatgaaatgatgtTGGACCAaaatggaatagacgttgaatttacgtctgtgcccagtgggtttagTTAAAAGTAAggcattatgtagggaatagggtgctattttggaCACAGATTTTACAGCGTTAGATCTGTAATTGCTTGTTTGAGTCTGCTCCCATGTTAATATCCAGTACCTCTGTGTTTGTCCATAGTGATTCATTTCTAATAGTCTGTATGAGTGGTCCAGATGGCTTGTCTAGAGTTGGGacctatcccaaatggcaccctactccctatatggtgcactactattgaccagagcctatGGAGTTAGTCAAAAGTCGTGCGCTACTAGGGAATatagtgctatttgggatgcagccttggAGTCGGGTGCCTCCAGCCTGGTCTTAAAACCACTGCATTCCATGGCGAATCAAGAGATTTGTGGCCCCATGACATCATAGCCTATGGAATGAGCTGACACAATCGTTGTGTGGAAAGTGACCTCGGTAACGAGGAGAGATTGAGTGAACTGGGCAATTTCTGGTtccaaaatggcactctattccctacatagtgcactacttttgggacCCTTAGCACACCGTCTGCTAATCTGGACAGCAAATCACTTCCTATTGATCGAGTAAGTGCTCTCTCTCCTCGGGAAGTGCATGAGAGACCTGCACTGTATTTCACAGCAAGCTGGATTCTGGAGTCTGTTCAAACCATTCCTCAATCCATTATTTTCGAACAGCATCCGTCCTCCCAAGTATGAGTGCTAATTTAGGTGTGACTGTATTTTGTTTTGGCTGTCCAGTTCAGAGGTGTGTGGGAGAGCAAAGTGTCCTCACACAAATCAGAGGCAGTAATTTTACCCTTTGTAAATGGGTGCGGGCCGAGTCCAGGGAAGAGGGGGTGGGGAACCTTTTATTGAGCTCATACTTTAATTAGGTACAGCTGGGAAGGAAAGCTGAGGAAATAGTACCGTTCTCAATATGAAATGGTTTTCTTATAGTCCCTCACTCACTCTTTCCCTACCACTCCCAGTTTTTCCCCTTGTTCTTGCCAAATGTCTTTCAGACACAGTGGTGTTCATAAAATATGGATTCTCTTTGGGAGTTTTACAATTCTAAATGGACAAATGGTGAGGGATGAGGAAAGAGAGCACATAGAGGACAAGGAGGATTGAGAGGAAAGGgcgtggaggagagaaggagaggtggcaAGTTGCCGAGAGGGACGAAAAACAAGGGAGGGATGCATACAAAGATCATAggcagggggaaaggagaagtaGGAAGGAGGTGGTATGGAGAGAGAAAGCCAGAACAGCGGTGAGGGACAAGGTCTTGGTTTAAATCTGTTTCACAAAGCTAATAAAATCAGGTTTTGGAAATACATGGTCAATTTTAACAACACAGTTTGAGGATGGTTTACAGTTGCTTCGGTAAGACATTTTGAAGAAAAATACAGATAGGGTTTTCATGCGGTATACTGAGAATAAATACAGCTTTAGTTGTGGAGGAACAATGATAACATCACAAAGCCATTACATGCTATTACGAGAACATTATACATGAAAATAAACTGGCACAAGGCTTTTCACAACAATCAAACTCTGTCTGACAAAACACATACAACTGACGTCTTGTTAACCACAATCTGAATGACTGGAAGATTAAATAAGCAAAAGGAGCAGGTAGAAATAAGAAAAATGGAAATGTTTGACAGTCTTAAGTCTTTCATTCTCGTTGATATACTCTGGTGCACACAACATCCCCAGCGCTCATTGTCTGAAAGAAAATGACAACAAAATGAATACAAAACTCAGATATATCAAACACATACTTTCCCCCCAAACACAGTTAAATGATCACTGTTTGTAGGCAATAAAAATGTATGCTTTACCAAAATGAGTTCACCATCATTGGTCACTTCACGGGTCCAGGCAGTCTTAGGGCCCTCCCCTTTCTGCAAGGTCTGCTCACAGCTGATCTTGCTATCTGTCTCCCAGCGAGGGGTACTCTGGAGGACATAAGAAGAAGATCCATGCAAGGATTTAATAAGTGACACTGCATGTTGTAGTGAAGTGGTTAGATAAACACAGTAGATCTGGGTGTGACCCTGAGGCTTCTCATTTGGTACTAAGTACTGTTGCGGCATGTTACTGCTTCTTCAAGTCTGTTAGGCGTTATGTTTTCTGCCCTCCACAaaccataaagaaaatgagaatacTAAACCATCACATAGAACAATTATCAAGTTACACACTGATTTTTTTCCCCACATTCTTATACAGACCCATGATTCCATACACTGAGTCCTGGCAAAATATGCACGTACAGTAATAACCAAAATATTTCATGCAACACATGTAGAGATGAAGAATGTGGAAATGGAGTGTTACGGTGCAAGGGCGTCCGTCCACTGTGTCCTCATTGAAGGTCTGTCCCACGGTGAAGGAGACATGGGTGGTGCGTACGCTGGTGGAGGTCTGGATGGAGAGGCTCTCTCCCTGCTGGGTGATCTCTACTGCAGGTCTGGATGCTGCAGCCACGGCTATCTTCCTGACAAACACGTTCACACCTGGTCATAGGGATCAATAAGGTATCATGTAGATTGAGAATTGAGACCTTGggtgtgtcctaaatggcaccctattcactccatagtgcactagttttgaacaGGGCCCTATGGGGCTTttgaaaagtagtgcattatatagggaatacggttccatttgggatgcatccattGTGACGAAAAGCCATATCACAGCCATCATTCATAACCATTGATTTATGGTTAGTGGGAACGACATCAGCGGAGAGGGAGGGTTTAATCTCAGACAGAGCTCTCATTCATTCAACTTCAAGGGATGATTAGCGTAGACCTGACATACAAATAACAGTATGTTACATCAGACTGACTTTCATTCCTCTCGCCTATTCAAAGTAAAATTCTTATCCTTAAATAAAAATCAGACAAACCTTCTCATTGGAGCAAAATTTATCTTTGAAGGGAAATATTGTTGTTGCCCACAGAGAAACCCCTGGAGCGAGTTAGTTGAGGAGTCCCAGGGTACTGAGGGAATGTTAGTCTCACTACCGGCTGAGGGGGCCCATTTCAGGGTTTAGTTCCGTTTATACTGGCTTTAATTACAATCTCATGAGGTTTTGGTTTGAAATGAGGGAAAATATAACATTCCACCACGGGCTATTTGTCTTTACATTTTACACTGACTGGCCCTCCTCTggcctttctctgtgtgtgtgtgtgtgtgtgtgtgtgtgtgtgtgtttaggtgacTGAATGTGTAGGTGGATGGGTGCCTCAAAAAGGATAACAAAGGACTTTTAAAACAATAAATCAAGCAAGAAAATGATTGGAAATAATAATGAATGAATTCCCCATTAAAAGCAAACATGTGCACAGAGAAGTAGAAACACTTGAGTGGTGTCTGTGGCCACAGACCAAGCTGGTTTAACATTTCAACCCATAGCCCAGAGTGGGATGCTTCTCAGGACGCTTTGGTCTTTTCGTGCCTTTGCTCCTTTTTGCAACATTTCTGACAAATTTTTTGACATATCCTTGACAAAGGCTAGGGCTCCATagattgaaaaaaggtcaaatgcAATAATAAGTGTAACTGTGATTTGCAGAATGTATGATGATCTGAGTCTACATCAAAGAGTCAATATATTTACAGACATGTCTACTACAAACATATTTCTCAATCGGTTGCATTAATACATTCCAATGTTAGTTGTGATAACCAAAATGCTATGTCCAGGTTCAAATAGTATGAAAATATATAGCCgcgggaagtagtttgggggtggggATGCAGAATTTGTATTTTCCCGCGCTGATGACGTCTATATGGGGGGGGGGTTCAAACTAAATGTATTTCAGTGTTTACCAGCATTTGTAACTTGAGTCTGATAATTATCTGTACAAAACAGTTGATAGTACTTGTGGAATATAAAAATAATTGCTTGAtatcagtggcggtcagtgccgtttCAGACGAGGgatatttctattacagcatattggatgactgtcattcatattctacTCACCCTGTTAAATGTAgcagcgataggtttaggctacaacATGAAACTCAAATTTTCCcgatacccatcatgaggttgctacaacctagcctatgaatgaaagtttacaacgtaggtgcacacaggtcgagagacaaatttgatgtgacagacagtgacattcaataccgccttgcacattcttgcctgcatctagctgatagtGGGTGTAATCATTactccaacagttgcaaacaagagtttctatcgGACAAATTCGGGTATGTTTTTCCCTGTTTTGttctgtttaagaaacgtttttcaacagaatcaacGGGCCcgtggcaataaattagtaaaaccaaaggcttaccttgacttggaagagttccggGGTTGTGTTGGATAGACATAGCCAGCtagtgtttcagtaggctaaactagctagctgcatttgcttttcaatatatatatatatatatatatattttctttctggcttctccttcattttggaagaaactAATTTGTTCAAAAGTCTTCAACTatttgctttctctctctttgagtcaactactcaccacattttctgcactgcagtgctagctaactgtagtttatgctttcagtactagattaattctctgatcttTTGATTGGgtagacaacatgtcagttcatgctgcaagagctctgataggttggaggacgtcctccgaaAGTTGCCACAATTACGGTGTAAGTCtatggaggacaggaggtagttgtcctctggctacaccatggtgctac includes:
- the LOC115128213 gene encoding cellular retinoic acid-binding protein 2-like; this encodes MIDYYNKLFTPEMDRKVANFSGLWKMKTSENFEELLKALGVNVFVRKIAVAAASRPAVEITQQGESLSIQTSTSVRTTHVSFTVGQTFNEDTVDGRPCTSTPRWETDSKISCEQTLQKGEGPKTAWTREVTNDGELILTMSAGDVVCTRVYQRE